A section of the Citrus sinensis cultivar Valencia sweet orange chromosome 8, DVS_A1.0, whole genome shotgun sequence genome encodes:
- the LOC102614289 gene encoding BURP domain-containing protein BNM2C — protein sequence MGSLLSSRSFTLCILLVLMFAQKSTSRKVVTKDNQQALANTDGHPSSSHMMNSHMDPSEQIFFTINDLKIGKSLPIYFSYKDPSTSPHLLPRDEANSIPFSSSELPYLLEFFSFSKDSHQAQAMKYTLTQCELQPLKGETKFCVTSLESMLDFTRGVFGLETNFKILTTNFITNPLIGNPLQNYTILKLPEEIYAPKMVACHSMPYPYAVFYCHYQESENKLFQVSLTGENGVRVEAAAVCHMDTSQWNRDHASFRVLKIEPGTSPVCHFLPVDNLVWVPDQLPA from the exons ATGGGTTCTCTTTTATCTTCCCGGAGCTTCACCCTCTGCATCCTTCTTGTTTTAATG TTTGCTCAAAAGAGTACATCCAGGAAGGTAGTGACTAAAGATAATCAGCAAGCTTTAGCTAATACTGATGGTCACCCGTCATCATCACACATGATGAATAGTCATATGGACCCTTCAGAGCAAATTTTCTTTACCATTAATGAtcttaaaattggaaaatCTTTGCCCATTTATTTCTCTTACAAAGATCCTTCAACTTCACCTCATTTGTTACCTAGAGATGAAGCCAATTCAATTCCTTTCTCTTCATCTGAATTACCTTATCTTCTTGAATTCTTCTCCTTCTCAAAAGACTCTCACCAAGCCCAGGCCATGAAATACACACTTACTCAATGCGAACTTCAACCCCTCAAAGGAGAGACCAAGTTTTGTGTTACCTCCTTAGAATCCATGCTTGATTTCACACGCGGCGTCTTCGGATTGGAAACcaacttcaaaattttaaccacTAATTTCATCACAAACCCGTTAATTGGTAATCCTTTGCAAAACTATACCATCTTGAAATTGCCTGAAGAAATTTATGCTCCAAAAATGGTAGCATGTCATTCTATGCCTTACCCATATGCAGTCTTTTATTGCCATTATCAAGAGAGTGAGAACAAGTTGTTTCAAGTTTCTCTGACCGGTGAAAATGGAGTAAGAGTTGAAGCTGCTGCTGTTTGTCACATGGACACCTCTCAATGGAATCGTGATCATGCTTCATTTCGAGTGCTCAAAATTGAGCCTGGAACTTCCCCTGTGTGCCACTTTTTGCCTGTTGATAATTTAGTTTGGGTGCCTGATCAATTGCCCgcttaa
- the LOC102613992 gene encoding uncharacterized protein LOC102613992, giving the protein MKSIFASSIIISLLLFASLGYARKEPGDYWKGIMKDKPMPKALKDLFPQADERMVKMDHFVKDFDRKSSSVSIIYHRRSEPETEKQKHQEDKSLKTEPKFPSAYTQKAKENSNQLHN; this is encoded by the exons ATGAAGTCCATCTTTGCTTCTTCCATTATCATCTCTCTTCTTTTG TTTGCTAGCCTCGGCTATGCAAGAAAGGAACCAGGGGACTACTGGAAGGGCATCATGAAAGACAAACCGATGCCAAAGGCACTGAAGGACCTTTTTCCTCAAGCTGATGAAAGGATGGTCAAAATGGATCATTTTGTTAAGGATTTTGATCGTAAGTCTAGTTCTGTTAGTATTATCTATCACCGCCGTTCGGAGCCGGAGACAGAGAAGCAGAAGCATCAGGAAGATAAGTCCTTGAAGACAGAGCCGAAATTTCCTTCTGCATATACTCAGAAAGcgaaagaaaattcaaatcaattaCATAACTAG